A genomic window from Solanum dulcamara chromosome 11, daSolDulc1.2, whole genome shotgun sequence includes:
- the LOC129874407 gene encoding uncharacterized protein LOC129874407: MDWERKVNGGGGDYNLTSSSSGGDGCSSMGGGFSYIQHPVSKFDTLAGVAIRYGVEVADIKRINGLVSDLQMFALKKLHIPLPGRHPPSPVISNGQDTQRPRSSEQTSSSRRYSDIFDSFQSLKLKSSPQPKVSPAMSSLQGYYGLKPPDQKAACEGFEMAVYHKGGSHYLEDGPFYTSSPLSDPPLSLQRKSKSVANGFMSENGVSANHLSTQDCRDNGSDRWFEKLVRRRQKSETDFTRTPEMLLKEDNSNSGWFSAVTGKGLALRPKSANRTLSGADAEANSISPIPIGLGDSLLNNSASVVRKSSSTSNLQDSDSGTLSSLWNLKPDFQAISTAAITKPIFDGLPKPITGRRNKAALD; this comes from the exons ATGGATTGGGAAAGGAAGGTGAATGGCGGAGGAGGAGATTATAATCTGACATCCTCTTCTTCGGGTGGCGATGGTTGTAGTAGTATGGGTGGAGGATTCAGTTATATACAACACCCAGTTTCAAAATTTGACACCCTTGCTGGCGTAGCAATCAGATATGGCGTTGAG GTGGCTGATATTAAAAGGATAAATGGCCTGGTATCAGATCTCCAAATGTTTGCTCTAAAAAAACTTCATATACCGTTACCGGGGAGGCATCCGCCATCGCCGGTCATATCAAATGGTCAAGACACACAACG ACCTCGCAGCTCTGAGCAGACCTCTTCAAGTCGTCGATACTCTGATATATTCGATTCATTTCAGTCCCTGAAACTGAAATCCTCTCCCCAGCCAAAAGTTTCACCAGCCATGAGCAGCTTACAAGGATATTATGGTCTTAAACCGCCAGATCAGAAAGCTGCATGTGAAGGATTTGAAATGGCAGTGTATCATAAGGGAGGATCACATTATTTAGAAGATGGCCCATTTTACACATCCTCTCCTCTTTCAGATCCACCACTTAGTCTTCAGAGAAAATCTAAGAGTGTAGCTAATGGATTTATGTCAGAGAATGGAGTATCTGCAAATCATCTATCAACACAAGACTGCAGAGACAATGGTTCGGATAGATGGTTTGAGAAATTAGTGAGAAGGCGTCAAAAGTCGGAGACTGATTTCACACGTACTCCAGAAATGCTATTGAAGGAAGATAACAGCAACAGTGGCTGGTTTTCAGCCGTCACTGGCAAGGGCTTAGCTTTGAGACCCAAGTCAGCTAATCGAACTCTCTCTGGAGCAGATGCTGAAGCGAATTCAATAAGTCCTATTCCTATTGGCTTGGGGGATTCTTTACTAAACAACAGCGCATCTGTAGTTAGGAAGTCATCAAGTACATCGAATTTGCAGGATTCAGATAGCGGTACATTGTCTTCCCTGTGGAATTTGAAGCCAGATTTTCAAGCAATTTCTACTGCAGCCATTACTAAGCCAATCTTTGATGGGCTACCTAAACCAATTACAGGTCGAAGAAACAAGGCCGCCCTCGATTAG